The Oleiphilus messinensis DNA segment TTTTGTGGTTCAAGCGTACCTATGCGCGTCTCATCTTTGTAAATCGTGAAATTGGCCTGTTCTGCGGTATAGTTGGGGCCCTGCACAGGTTCAATCGAGTCCAGTACAAAGTGATAGTGGCCAATTTCCGCCGTGTCACCGGGACCCATACGCAAGTCCCGCTCCTCATTGAAGTTGCTGACCATAGTGGCCCCGACAATCGTAACCGCCAGACCAATATGTGCTGTCACCATACCCAGGTAGCTACGTGACAGCCGTCGGAAGCCATACAATCGCCCATTGGAATGACTGGATTTATACCAGACATCGACGAACATGGTTGAACAGAGCCAACCAGCGATAAATATTCCAAACAGGACTAATAACTCAAACTGATCACCGTAAAACAGCGCAACCGACATCGCCACGACGCCACTGACGATGAAGGGTGCAATTACCGGTTTGACCAGTTTTTCCGGTGCGGTATCTTTCCAGAGAGAAAATTGCCCTACCCCCATCACCAACACTAAAACCATCACTAATGGGACAAATAAGGTATTGAAGTAAGGCGCACCGACCGAAATTTTGCCACCACCGATGAAATCCAACCAAAGTGGATACAACGTGCCGAACAACACAGCAGCTGTGGCAGCAATCAACAGGACATTATTCAATAACAGGAACGTTTCTCTGGAAAACAGGCCATGTTTTGCGCGGGAATGCACGGCAGGGACACGAATTGCATAAAGGGTTAATGAGCCCAGGATCGTAATCCCCAGCAACATTAATACAAAGGCACCTCGAGTGGGGTCGGTTGCAAAAGCATGAACCGATGTCAGCACCCCTGAGCGAACCAAAAAGGTTCCCAATAAACTCAGGGAAAAGGCTACAATTGCGAGTAGTACCGTCCAGCTTTTAAACATGCCACGCTTCTCGGTAACGGCAAGCGAATGCATCAGTGCCGTACCGACCAGCCAGGGCATGAATGAAGCATTTTCAACCGGATCCCAGAACCACCAGCCGCCCCAGCCCAGTTCGTAATAGGCCCACCAGCTCCCCAGGGCAATCCCCAACGTCAGAAATGCCCAAGCGATGGTTGTCCAGGGTCGGGACCAGCGCGCCCATGCGGAATCCAGGCGACCGCTCAGTAATGCCGCTATCGCAAATGCAAACGCAACGGAAAAGCCAACATACCCCATATACAACATGGGGGGATGCACAATCAAACCAAAATCCTGCAGGAGTGGATTCAGGTCAGCCCCATCCGTGGGTGATTGCGGTAGATAGCGATTAAAAGGGTTGGATGTTGCCAGAATAAATAACAGGAAGCCAACACCAATCATGCCCATTACCGAGAGCACCCGCGCCAGCATGTCAATTGGTAACTGTCGGCTGAACAATGCCACAGCCCAGGTCCAACCCGCCAGTATTAGCATCCAGAGCAGCAGAGAGCCTTCGTGCCCGCCCCAGACTGCACTGACTTTATAGTGCACAGGCAGCAGACTATTGGAATGACCCGCGACATATTGCACCGTAAAGTCATCAACCACAAAGGCATAGGTCAAACACAAAAAACTGATCAATACGAAGACAAACTGGCCGGTTGCCATGGGCCGGGCATAGGCCATCAGCGACTGACGGTTAAGAATTGTTCCGGCCAAGGGAACTGAAGCCAACACAATGGCAATCACAAGCGCCAGTGCCAGTGAGAAGTGGCCGAGTTCAGGAATCATGTCTATCTCCGTTGGTTTGGGTTATACACCGATTATCAAGCACGAAGTCAAGCTCAGGGCTTGTCTTTATAATGCGGCGCATTTTCTGACTTTTTCAATGCCTCTGCCACTTCGGGGGGCATGTAATTCTCATCGTGTTTGGCCAGCACTTCCTCTGCGACAAACCGGTTTTGCTCATTCAGCCGCCCCATCGCGACAATGCCCTGCCCCTCTGCAAACAGGTCAGGCAGTATGCCGTTATAGCTCACTTTGACTTTGGCGATGTAATCGGTAATTTCAAAATGAACCAGAAGCGAATCCGGGTCTCGCTTGACACTGCCCTCTACGACCATGCCACCGGCTCTGATTTTCGCCCCCTGCGGGGCTTCCCCTTTGGCGATCTGATCCGGGCTGTAAAACAAGTTGATATTCTCGTTCAAGGCGACCAGCACAAATCCGACAGCCAGAGCACAGCCAAACACCATGAACAGCACGAGGATCAGACGTTGTTTACGTTTTGGGTTCATTGACTCAACCTTTCTCTTCTTAACTTTTGAGCTTGTTTTTTGATAATGGCTTTCCGCTTAAGTATCGGGGACACAATATTGGCGATCATGATCACAATCGTCACGGCATACGCGGTCCAGACATAGGGGCCATGCCCCCCCATTTCAAGAAATTCAGACAGTGATGCAAATTCCATTATCGTCCTCCTCCGGATACCAGTGCGCGAACCCAGCTGGTTCGACTTTCCCGTTCCAGTATTTCATTGCGGGTACGCATGATTGCGAGTACGGCAAACAGGCAATAAAACCCGAGTATCATGATTAATAACGGAATGAGCATGTCCGGGTGCATTGAAGGTTTTTCGGTTAATTTAAGGGTTGCAGGCTGGTGCAATGTGTTCCAGAACTCGACGGAATACTTAATGATCGGAATGTTAACAACGCCCACTAACGCTAAAATTGCACACGCTTTCGCTGCCAGTTGGGAATCATCAATGGCAGAATAGAGCGCCATAATCCCGAGATAGAGGAAGAACAGGATGAGCATGGAGGTTAACCGCGCATCCCAGACCCACCAGGTGCCCCAGGTTGGTTTTCCCCAAACCGCGCCGGTAAACAAGGCCAAAAAAGTAAAGGATGCACCCACAGGTGCAACCGCTTTAAGAAAGACGTCGGTGAGTTTCATCTTCCAGATCAGGCCAATTCCACCAGCGACCGCCATCATAATGTAGCAGGACTGTGCCAGAAACGCGGCAGGCACATGAATAAAGATAATTCGATAACTGTTGCCCTGCAGGTAATCCACCGGTGCATAGAGCAAGCCCCACGCGCCGCCCCAGAGTAACAATGCCGCCGCAACCACAGCAAACCAGGGTAACCAACGACCACTGATATCATAAAACCACTTGGGTGAACCTAGTTTATGAAAAAATGACCACATATTTTCGCTCGTTACCTAATTCAAAAATTAAAACAGCCGTTGAGACGTCAACTACTCAGGCTGATGCGCAATGCAGCCGAAGCTGCTACCGGGGACATCACTACCGCAAAGGCCAGCATGGCCGCCAAAATGGACAAATGCCCCGTAACCGCTACGCCACTGCTCACCGCTTCTACCGTGCCGGTACCAAATATCAGGACCGGTATGTACAACGGCAAAATCAGCAGG contains these protein-coding regions:
- the ccmD gene encoding heme exporter protein CcmD, whose product is MEFASLSEFLEMGGHGPYVWTAYAVTIVIMIANIVSPILKRKAIIKKQAQKLRRERLSQ
- a CDS encoding heme ABC transporter permease, yielding MWSFFHKLGSPKWFYDISGRWLPWFAVVAAALLLWGGAWGLLYAPVDYLQGNSYRIIFIHVPAAFLAQSCYIMMAVAGGIGLIWKMKLTDVFLKAVAPVGASFTFLALFTGAVWGKPTWGTWWVWDARLTSMLILFFLYLGIMALYSAIDDSQLAAKACAILALVGVVNIPIIKYSVEFWNTLHQPATLKLTEKPSMHPDMLIPLLIMILGFYCLFAVLAIMRTRNEILERESRTSWVRALVSGGGR
- a CDS encoding heme lyase CcmF/NrfE family subunit; this encodes MIPELGHFSLALALVIAIVLASVPLAGTILNRQSLMAYARPMATGQFVFVLISFLCLTYAFVVDDFTVQYVAGHSNSLLPVHYKVSAVWGGHEGSLLLWMLILAGWTWAVALFSRQLPIDMLARVLSVMGMIGVGFLLFILATSNPFNRYLPQSPTDGADLNPLLQDFGLIVHPPMLYMGYVGFSVAFAFAIAALLSGRLDSAWARWSRPWTTIAWAFLTLGIALGSWWAYYELGWGGWWFWDPVENASFMPWLVGTALMHSLAVTEKRGMFKSWTVLLAIVAFSLSLLGTFLVRSGVLTSVHAFATDPTRGAFVLMLLGITILGSLTLYAIRVPAVHSRAKHGLFSRETFLLLNNVLLIAATAAVLFGTLYPLWLDFIGGGKISVGAPYFNTLFVPLVMVLVLVMGVGQFSLWKDTAPEKLVKPVIAPFIVSGVVAMSVALFYGDQFELLVLFGIFIAGWLCSTMFVDVWYKSSHSNGRLYGFRRLSRSYLGMVTAHIGLAVTIVGATMVSNFNEERDLRMGPGDTAEIGHYHFVLDSIEPVQGPNYTAEQANFTIYKDETRIGTLEPQKRQYLATRSVMTEAGIDPGLFRDVYIAMGEPLQNGDWAIRVQVKPFVRWLWLGALLMAVGGTWAILDRRYRLKVKRKAQSDVKARGASRLVEPAAETR
- the ccmE gene encoding cytochrome c maturation protein CcmE; this encodes MNPKRKQRLILVLFMVFGCALAVGFVLVALNENINLFYSPDQIAKGEAPQGAKIRAGGMVVEGSVKRDPDSLLVHFEITDYIAKVKVSYNGILPDLFAEGQGIVAMGRLNEQNRFVAEEVLAKHDENYMPPEVAEALKKSENAPHYKDKP